A region from the Inhella inkyongensis genome encodes:
- the dut gene encoding dUTP diphosphatase, which produces MHQVQLKVLDPRLAEQLPAYATPGSAGLDLRAALQEPLTLQPGQTELIPTGIAIHLGDPGLAAIILPRSGLGHKHGIVLGNLVGLIDSDYQGPLMVSCWNRGTQAFTIQPLDRLAQLVIVPVLQVGFEVVDEFHASTRGAGGFGSTGAS; this is translated from the coding sequence ATGCACCAAGTTCAACTCAAAGTGCTGGACCCCCGTCTGGCCGAGCAATTGCCCGCCTACGCCACGCCGGGTAGCGCCGGCCTGGACCTGCGCGCCGCCTTGCAGGAGCCGCTGACGCTCCAGCCTGGTCAGACCGAGCTGATCCCCACCGGCATCGCCATCCATCTGGGCGACCCTGGCCTGGCGGCCATCATCCTGCCGCGTTCGGGTTTGGGCCATAAGCACGGCATCGTGCTGGGCAATCTGGTGGGCCTGATCGACTCCGACTACCAGGGCCCGCTGATGGTGAGTTGCTGGAACCGGGGCACACAGGCTTTCACCATCCAGCCGCTGGACCGACTCGCCCAGCTCGTCATCGTGCCGGTGCTGCAGGTGGGCTTTGAGGTGGTGGACGAGTTCCACGCCAGCACGCGCGGCGCCGGCGGGTTTGGATCGACTGGGGCTAGTTAG
- the deoA gene encoding thymidine phosphorylase: MLAQEIIRTKRNGGVLSTAQIQAFVQGITDHSWSEGQVAALGMAVFLRGMGRDEAVALTRAMRDSGRVMHWPDMPGPVVDKHSTGGVGDKISLMLAPMVAACGGYVPMIAGRGLGHTGGTVDKLEAIPGYNTAPDFAHFDREVRRLGCAIIGQTADLAPADKRFYATRDVTATVESVPLITASILSKKLAAGLQALVMDVKVGSGAFADTPQMARELADSIVAVGNGAGMKTRALITDMNQVLGLTAGNALEVLEAINYLRGQDVEPRQHEITLALCSQMLILGGLAADEQAARIKLQAALDSGAAAERFGQMVAALGGPADLMERPEHHLQLAPVKRAVPALHSGVLTAQDTRAIGIAVIELGGGRRVAADKIDTRVGFSAVRPLGRAVQAGEPLAFVHAADEAAADRAVAAYQAACRISEQAVTPTPLIAEVVG, from the coding sequence ATGCTGGCCCAAGAAATCATCCGCACCAAGCGCAATGGCGGCGTGCTGTCCACCGCGCAGATCCAGGCCTTTGTGCAGGGCATCACCGACCACAGCTGGAGCGAGGGCCAGGTGGCCGCGCTGGGCATGGCGGTGTTCCTGCGCGGCATGGGCCGCGACGAGGCCGTGGCGCTGACGCGCGCGATGCGCGACTCCGGCCGCGTGATGCACTGGCCCGACATGCCGGGCCCGGTGGTGGACAAGCATTCCACGGGCGGCGTGGGCGACAAGATCAGCCTGATGTTGGCCCCCATGGTGGCGGCCTGCGGCGGCTATGTGCCCATGATTGCCGGGCGCGGCCTGGGGCACACCGGCGGCACGGTGGACAAGCTGGAGGCCATTCCCGGCTACAACACGGCGCCGGATTTCGCGCACTTTGACCGCGAGGTGCGCCGTCTGGGCTGCGCCATCATCGGCCAGACGGCCGATCTGGCCCCGGCCGACAAGCGCTTCTACGCCACCCGCGACGTCACGGCCACGGTCGAATCCGTGCCCCTGATCACCGCCTCCATTCTCAGTAAGAAGCTGGCCGCTGGCCTGCAGGCCCTGGTGATGGATGTGAAAGTGGGCAGCGGCGCCTTTGCTGACACGCCCCAAATGGCGCGCGAGCTGGCCGACAGCATCGTGGCCGTGGGTAATGGCGCGGGCATGAAGACCCGGGCCCTCATCACCGACATGAACCAGGTGCTGGGTCTGACGGCCGGCAATGCGCTGGAGGTGCTGGAGGCCATCAACTACCTGCGCGGTCAGGATGTGGAGCCGCGCCAGCACGAGATCACCCTGGCCCTGTGCTCGCAGATGCTGATACTGGGCGGCCTGGCGGCCGACGAGCAGGCGGCCCGCATCAAGCTGCAGGCGGCGCTGGACAGCGGCGCGGCCGCCGAGCGATTCGGCCAGATGGTGGCGGCCCTGGGCGGCCCTGCCGACCTGATGGAGCGCCCTGAGCACCATCTGCAGCTGGCCCCGGTGAAGCGCGCCGTGCCGGCGCTGCATAGCGGCGTGCTGACGGCGCAGGACACCCGCGCCATCGGCATTGCCGTGATCGAACTGGGCGGTGGCCGTCGCGTGGCCGCCGACAAGATCGACACCCGCGTGGGCTTCAGCGCCGTGCGCCCCCTGGGACGTGCGGTGCAGGCCGGCGAGCCCCTGGCCTTTGTGCACGCGGCCGACGAGGCAGCGGCCGATCGCGCCGTGGCGGCCTACCAGGCTGCCTGCCGCATCAGTGAGCAGGCGGTCACGCCCACGCCGCTGATTGCCGAGGTCGTGGGTTAA
- the deoC gene encoding deoxyribose-phosphate aldolase, which produces MNSVVNPTDTARTLLRCLDLTSLNDGDTPETIAALCAKAQTAHGPVAAVCVWPRFVAQARAALPAEIRVAAVANFPDGALDVARAVADIESIAQAGAQEIDVVLPYKALLAGQTQEVAEFLAEVRHASRPLTLKVIIESGELKEEAHIRRATQLALSAGADFIKTSTGKTPVSATLEAARAMLDEIAHSGLSAAGFKASGGIRTVVQGQDYVTATAEKLGEAALNPQRLRFGASGLLDDILAVLDGKANTAAQGAY; this is translated from the coding sequence ATGAATTCGGTTGTGAACCCAACGGACACAGCGCGCACCCTGCTGCGCTGCCTGGACCTGACCAGCCTGAACGACGGCGACACGCCCGAGACCATCGCCGCGCTCTGTGCCAAGGCGCAGACCGCCCATGGCCCGGTGGCGGCCGTGTGCGTGTGGCCGCGTTTTGTGGCACAGGCGCGTGCAGCGCTGCCGGCGGAAATCCGCGTGGCCGCGGTGGCCAATTTCCCCGACGGCGCCCTGGATGTGGCGCGTGCGGTGGCCGATATCGAATCCATCGCCCAGGCTGGCGCGCAGGAAATCGACGTGGTGCTGCCCTATAAGGCCCTGCTGGCCGGGCAGACCCAGGAGGTGGCCGAATTCCTGGCCGAGGTGCGCCATGCCAGCCGCCCGCTTACGCTCAAGGTGATCATCGAATCGGGTGAGCTGAAGGAAGAAGCTCACATCCGCCGCGCCACCCAGCTGGCATTGAGTGCCGGCGCCGACTTCATCAAGACCAGCACCGGCAAGACCCCGGTCTCGGCCACGCTGGAGGCCGCGCGCGCCATGCTCGATGAGATCGCCCACAGCGGCTTGTCGGCGGCCGGCTTCAAGGCCTCGGGCGGCATCCGCACCGTGGTCCAGGGGCAGGACTATGTGACGGCCACCGCTGAGAAGCTGGGTGAGGCAGCCCTGAACCCGCAGCGCTTGCGTTTTGGCGCCTCGGGTCTGCTGGACGACATCCTGGCCGTGCTCGATGGCAAGGCCAACACCGCCGCGCAGGGAGCCTACTGA
- a CDS encoding JmjC domain-containing protein: protein MKPEFDTPWPLLGALSPEQFMRRHWQRKPAVLRAAALPWVGRMQRQELFALAEREDVESRLVSGNEAQNWKLRQGPINRRSLPAVSKPGWTLLVQGMEALHPAARELLDAFRFLPEARLDDVMVSWASDQGGVGPHTDAYDVFLVQVAGRRRWRVSNQKQRDLVEGLPVKILRQFEPTLEWELEPGDILYLPPNWAHDGVALGADCITASVGLRAPSRLDLADALLPRLLDPEDDPSPALQVLYTDANTAPSATPAAIPEAFQDFALDALQRVLTDRQALARALGEYLSEPKPHQTFEPSEPQPGAVRLAPASRMLYDRWHVFLNGEAYCAAGSDFSVIKRLADGRELSAAQRARLSEGAQALLNDWMSWGWLCPTQ, encoded by the coding sequence ATGAAGCCCGAATTCGATACACCCTGGCCCTTGCTGGGCGCCTTGAGCCCCGAACAATTCATGCGCCGTCACTGGCAGCGCAAACCCGCCGTGCTGCGCGCTGCGGCGCTGCCTTGGGTGGGGCGAATGCAGCGCCAGGAACTGTTTGCGCTGGCTGAGCGCGAAGACGTCGAGTCGCGCCTGGTCAGCGGCAACGAGGCGCAGAACTGGAAGTTGCGCCAAGGTCCGATCAACCGCCGCAGCCTGCCGGCGGTGAGCAAACCGGGGTGGACTCTGCTGGTTCAGGGCATGGAGGCCCTGCATCCGGCCGCGCGCGAGTTGCTGGACGCCTTTCGCTTCTTGCCCGAGGCGCGGCTGGATGACGTGATGGTGTCCTGGGCCAGTGACCAGGGGGGTGTGGGCCCGCACACCGATGCCTATGACGTGTTCTTGGTGCAAGTGGCGGGCCGGCGCCGCTGGCGGGTTTCGAACCAGAAACAGCGTGATCTGGTGGAGGGCTTGCCGGTCAAGATCCTGCGCCAGTTCGAACCGACGCTGGAATGGGAGCTGGAGCCGGGCGACATCCTCTACCTGCCGCCCAACTGGGCCCACGATGGCGTGGCCTTGGGAGCGGACTGCATTACCGCCTCCGTCGGCCTGCGCGCCCCCTCGCGCCTGGACTTGGCCGACGCGCTGCTGCCGCGCCTGCTTGATCCCGAGGACGATCCCAGCCCGGCCTTGCAGGTGCTCTATACCGATGCGAACACGGCGCCCAGCGCCACGCCGGCCGCCATTCCTGAAGCCTTTCAAGACTTTGCGCTCGATGCCTTGCAGCGGGTGCTGACGGATCGCCAGGCCCTGGCCCGTGCGCTGGGTGAGTACCTGAGCGAGCCCAAGCCGCACCAGACCTTTGAGCCCAGCGAGCCGCAACCGGGGGCCGTTCGCCTGGCCCCGGCCAGTCGCATGCTCTACGACCGCTGGCATGTCTTCCTCAATGGGGAGGCCTACTGCGCGGCGGGTAGCGATTTTTCCGTGATCAAACGCCTGGCCGATGGTCGTGAGTTGTCGGCCGCGCAGCGTGCGCGCCTGAGCGAGGGCGCGCAGGCGCTACTGAACGATTGGATGAGCTGGGGGTGGCTATGTCCCACGCAGTGA
- the trmB gene encoding tRNA (guanosine(46)-N7)-methyltransferase TrmB, with amino-acid sequence MGMDEQDCPAEDQAATPVHARRVKSFVKRGGRMGTGQIKALQELAPKYMLPYAEQAPGLATDWDGVFGRQAPRVLEIGFGMGDATAKIAATLPHIDFIGCEVHEAGVGALLQRIDEGQLTNLRIVQHDAVEVLERMIPKASLAGVHLFFPDPWHKKRHHKRRLVQPAFIKDLLQYLAPGAYFHAATDWEPYAQQMLEVLSAEGGLKNRFPGYAEKPDYRPLTKFEARGLRLGHGVWDLVFEKV; translated from the coding sequence ATGGGCATGGACGAGCAAGACTGCCCGGCCGAGGATCAGGCCGCAACACCGGTGCATGCGCGCCGCGTCAAGAGCTTTGTGAAGCGCGGCGGCCGCATGGGCACGGGCCAGATCAAGGCGCTGCAGGAGTTGGCGCCCAAATACATGCTGCCCTATGCCGAGCAGGCGCCGGGTTTGGCCACGGATTGGGATGGCGTGTTTGGCCGCCAGGCGCCGCGCGTGCTGGAGATTGGCTTTGGCATGGGCGACGCCACGGCCAAGATCGCTGCCACCCTGCCGCACATCGACTTCATCGGCTGCGAGGTGCACGAGGCCGGCGTGGGGGCGCTCTTGCAGCGCATCGACGAAGGTCAGCTCACGAACTTGCGCATCGTCCAGCACGATGCCGTCGAGGTGCTGGAGCGGATGATTCCCAAGGCCAGCCTGGCCGGCGTGCATCTGTTCTTCCCCGACCCCTGGCACAAGAAGCGCCACCACAAGCGCCGCCTGGTGCAGCCGGCCTTCATCAAGGACCTGCTGCAGTACCTGGCCCCGGGCGCTTACTTTCACGCCGCTACGGACTGGGAGCCCTATGCCCAGCAGATGCTGGAGGTGTTGAGCGCTGAAGGCGGCCTGAAGAACCGCTTCCCCGGCTATGCCGAGAAGCCCGATTACCGCCCGCTGACCAAGTTCGAGGCCCGAGGACTGCGCCTGGGTCACGGCGTTTGGGATTTGGTGTTCGAAAAGGTCTGA
- the coaBC gene encoding bifunctional phosphopantothenoylcysteine decarboxylase/phosphopantothenate--cysteine ligase CoaBC, with the protein MTDSILAGRRVLLALSGGIAGYKIAELTRLLVKAGAEVQVMMSEAATQFITPVTLQALSGRAVLLDQWDAAAPNNMHHINAGRWAEVMLLAPASADMMAKLVQGRADEIVSLTALARPRERCPLLIAPAMNREMWSHPATQRNLLLLQSDGADVLGVGHGEQACGEFGDGRMLEADELFEALVAHFTPKRLAGQRVLITAGPTFEAIDPVRGITNRSSGKMGFAIAQAAQRAGAEVTLVAGPVHLPTPAGVRRIDVQSALQMRDAVLAALPGQTLFIATAAVADWRPAVCAEHKIKKDGSGTTPTLAFSENPDILATVAARPDAPYCVGFAAESEKLLEHAQAKRARKGVPLIVANLGPATFGQDDNALLLVDAEGARELPRASKTALAAQLIEEIARRLNARQA; encoded by the coding sequence ATGACTGATTCGATTCTGGCCGGCCGCCGCGTGCTGCTGGCCCTGTCCGGCGGCATCGCCGGCTACAAGATTGCTGAGCTCACCCGGCTGTTGGTCAAGGCCGGCGCCGAAGTGCAGGTGATGATGAGCGAGGCGGCCACGCAGTTCATCACCCCGGTGACCCTGCAGGCGCTCTCTGGCCGCGCCGTGTTGCTCGATCAATGGGACGCTGCGGCGCCCAACAACATGCATCACATCAACGCCGGACGCTGGGCCGAGGTGATGCTGCTGGCCCCGGCCAGCGCCGACATGATGGCCAAGCTGGTGCAGGGCAGGGCGGATGAAATCGTCAGCCTCACGGCCCTGGCGCGCCCCCGGGAACGCTGCCCACTCTTGATCGCCCCGGCCATGAACCGCGAGATGTGGTCGCATCCGGCCACGCAGCGCAATCTCTTGCTCTTGCAATCCGATGGTGCTGACGTGCTGGGCGTGGGCCACGGCGAGCAGGCCTGCGGCGAGTTTGGCGACGGGCGCATGCTGGAGGCCGACGAACTGTTCGAGGCCCTGGTTGCGCATTTCACGCCCAAGCGTCTGGCCGGGCAGCGCGTGCTGATCACCGCCGGCCCGACCTTCGAGGCCATCGACCCGGTGCGCGGCATCACCAACCGCAGCAGCGGCAAGATGGGCTTTGCCATTGCCCAGGCGGCGCAGCGCGCTGGCGCCGAGGTGACGCTGGTGGCTGGGCCGGTGCATTTGCCCACGCCGGCTGGGGTGCGGCGCATCGATGTGCAGTCGGCCCTACAGATGCGGGATGCGGTGCTGGCGGCGCTGCCCGGTCAGACCCTCTTCATCGCCACCGCGGCCGTGGCCGACTGGCGACCGGCTGTGTGTGCCGAGCACAAGATCAAGAAGGACGGAAGCGGCACCACGCCGACGCTCGCCTTCTCCGAAAACCCCGACATCCTGGCCACCGTGGCGGCGCGCCCCGATGCTCCCTATTGCGTGGGCTTTGCGGCCGAGAGCGAAAAGCTGCTGGAACATGCCCAGGCCAAGCGTGCGCGCAAGGGCGTGCCGCTGATCGTGGCCAATCTGGGCCCGGCCACCTTTGGTCAGGACGACAACGCGCTGCTGCTGGTGGATGCCGAAGGCGCGCGCGAGCTGCCGCGCGCCTCCAAGACGGCCTTGGCCGCCCAACTCATCGAAGAAATCGCGCGTCGCCTGAATGCGCGCCAAGCCTGA
- a CDS encoding FKBP-type peptidyl-prolyl cis-trans isomerase yields the protein MEEVQNPCVVSLTWSLNDAQGELIDTLDQPTEFLVGGEDLLPKVEAALMGQMVGAEIGVALEPADAFGEYEAELVCFEPRSLFPEQLEIGMRFEGLPEGAQTPDMPLDAVYTVTELYPEHVVLDGNHPLAGIGLRLHLQIRALREASAEELEAKSVGGSFVQVLEGTAPGDTPIH from the coding sequence ATGGAAGAAGTACAAAACCCCTGCGTGGTCAGCCTGACCTGGAGCCTGAACGACGCCCAAGGCGAACTGATCGACACCCTGGATCAACCCACCGAGTTCCTGGTTGGCGGCGAAGACCTGCTGCCCAAGGTCGAGGCCGCCCTGATGGGCCAGATGGTGGGCGCCGAGATTGGTGTGGCGCTGGAGCCGGCCGACGCCTTTGGCGAGTACGAGGCCGAGTTGGTCTGCTTCGAACCGCGCAGCCTGTTCCCCGAACAACTGGAAATCGGCATGCGCTTCGAAGGGCTGCCCGAGGGCGCGCAAACGCCGGACATGCCTCTGGATGCGGTCTACACCGTCACCGAGCTCTACCCCGAGCACGTGGTACTGGATGGCAACCATCCGCTGGCCGGCATCGGCCTGCGCCTGCATCTGCAGATTCGCGCGCTGCGCGAAGCCAGCGCCGAAGAGCTGGAAGCCAAGAGCGTGGGCGGCAGCTTTGTGCAGGTGCTAGAGGGCACCGCGCCGGGTGACACCCCGATTCACTGA